The nucleotide window TCCTGGGCAACCCGGTAGAGCGACGCAGCCGCGTGGTCCGGGATCGTGGCTAGGTCCGCCTCGGGGTCCACGACGAGCCGGATGTCCGGCCCGTCGTCTCGTTGCGCTGTCTGCACGAGCGATTCGATCGCCGCGACCAGCCCGAGGTCGTCCAGGACTAGGCTGTGCAGTCCGGCGATCGCCGCGCGGGTCTGGTTGTAGGCCAGGTCCGCGAGCGCCCGGGCATTGGAGAGCTCGTCTCGCGCGCGGTACAGTTCCCTGACCCAAGCAGCCAGATCGGGCTCGTCGCTGCAGGCGAGCTCGGAGACGGTGAGGTCCGCAGCTGAGAGGTGGAACGACATCGATGCCAACGCCGTGGTGACCCCGTCGTGCAGGTCGAACGCCAGTCGGCGGCGCTCTGCCTCCTGGGCATGGACTGCCTGCTGGATCAGCCGGTCGCGCTCGGTGCGGTGCCGGCTGACAGCCCGGAAGAGCTGTTGCGCGTGAACGCGCAGACCGATCATGGCAACCACGGACTCCGCGGCCACCAGATCCGGCTCACCGAACGGGCGGCGCGAGTTTCGGTGCACGGCAAGCACGCCGATCACCCGACCGTCGACCCCCGGGAGCGGCAAGCACATCCGCGCCACCGTCTTGTCGGGC belongs to Candidatus Nanopelagicales bacterium and includes:
- a CDS encoding GAF domain-containing protein, yielding MRPAGDGVPDARQLAELLDADGALLYEIDDQNLTIADMFPPHPSAASLVLQVGFGVTGRVARTQQPVLLEADSPRNALHRQLLGLTPDKTVARMCLPLPGVDGRVIGVLAVHRNSRRPFGEPDLVAAESVVAMIGLRVHAQQLFRAVSRHRTERDRLIQQAVHAQEAERRRLAFDLHDGVTTALASMSFHLSAADLTVSELACSDEPDLAAWVRELYRARDELSNARALADLAYNQTRAAIAGLHSLVLDDLGLVAAIESLVQTAQRDDGPDIRLVVDPEADLATIPDHAAASLYRVAQETLANAIKHAVAEKITLSLRRVSDSMILGCTDNGLGFDVADARASRVGNLDGDQHFGLSSVAERCAVIGASLRIESAPGRGTTVLVELPLS